ATTTCAACTATTCGAATAAAAAACAATGTTAAGTAAGTCCTATCGTGCTATCTCGAAGAGATCATTTTCTCAATCTCTGGTTGTTTTTGCTAATTATGGAAAGCCACAAAACCCTCCAATAGATACAGAAATCAAGTTAAAAATTCAACCAATTGTCAGAACTGGTGAGACTATCGAAGTTAAAAGAGCTAGATTATTGTACCAATCACGAAAGAGAGGTATTTTGGAAAGTGATTTGCTATTGAGTAGATTTGCcgataaatatttgaaaaccaTGACCATGGAAGAGTTGGACGAATATGACAAATTACTCGATGAAGCGGATTGGGATATCTACTATTGGGCAACCAAAAACTACAAGATTACTCCACTACCTGATAAATGGAAGGATTCAAAgattttaaaagaaatcCAGAAAATTgctaataatgatgaaaaagttaTCATGAGAATGcctgaattgaaattagaaCCTGAATCCAACACCAAATGAGAGAGTCTTTGTTTAAACATATACATCAAATAAAACTGGTCTATCTTGTAAATATACAACTcctatttattattgaacaTCTCTTTATACAACTTTATGTAAATGGAAGAATAAATTCTCCAGAGTACACGACCCAGTTTGTATTTTCggtatttcaaaatttttttttgcccttttttttccttccCTTGGTTTAGAggtaagaaaaaaatatataacaacaataaaaccAGTTTTCCGTCATCTGATGCTTACCAACTTACATTTATCATATTGTCgaaattaaatcatcattttaactttcaatttaattagGTATAAACAAGATAATACAAATTTCAAGATATACTACAAACCATATTGTCGAAAATACtgaaataaacaaacactATCATAGAACTCATATAATTTGCTCGTATCAAATATCCACCTTCAAACCAAGGGCAACAATATAATCGAGTCttatatttaaatataattaatgTCATACAACAGTAATACACACTATACTCCAAGGTATGGTAAGAACCATTCAAAGAAGATATATGACAGCGGTACGGGAGGCAGAGAAGGAGTAACTCTGCAAGGTAATCAGAGTTCTAGTACATATATTGGTTCCGCAGGAAAAGATCGTGAAACAGGTACAAGTTCCTTATCATACTCCTCAAGCAGACGTGACACTTATGGTGGGTCTGGCTATAGATCTCGTTATGAGTCATACACTTCTAAAAACGGTTCGTCTAGTAGTAATTCTTATTACAGGACTGGACCAAAAGGTGGAAGTACTTATTATGGATCCCGAAGCCATTCAATTAATGGGCAAAGCACTACTGGTGGAGTAAGTGGAAATGGTAGTAGTAACATACCGAACAGAAGACGACCTGGATTTGATAGATATGATTCGTATTCAAAGTATCTGGATGGAAATGACAAGTTTATTTCGAGGGCTGGAAACTatagcagcagcagcagcagcagaaAAAGTTCGGATCCTACAAGTAATTATGATGCTAAAGAAGATAAAAGAAAGTCATCCTATGTCAGTGCGAATAATACAAGCGATCGTTTGAATAATCCAATGATTAGCTCTGATCAACGAAGTTCAAAATTTTCCCCTCAAGGACGTAGTACAACAAGAGATAAGAAGAGGTTTGAACTGTTTGATTTCAGAGGAGATGACGGTGCAAAAAGATCTACCACCAAAGAAGCacataattttttgaatgattCACGAAAGAGTTCCATTAGTGATATCTCAAGCCAAAAATTTTCAAGGGAAAGTTCCCGTAATGTTTCACGGGAAAGCAGCAGGCGGagttcaataataaaaattgatcatcATACTAATGTGGACGTGTCAACGAAACCggaaaatataaatagcAGAGATAACAAAACTGAGAAGAATATGACTTTGAGTTCAGGGTCAACCAAACCGAGTGTCGAAGAAGTTAGTAAATCTTTGAAACCAACAATTACCAAGAAAACTTCATTCACTGATTACTTAAAATCTGCCAAAACTAAAgctaaagaagaaaaggtAACAATCGAAAAAAGTGACAAAACGATTAATTCAGAAGAACGAAAAACGGaaccaattcaacaaaGCGAGCAACTTTTAACGGACAAAAAGGATAATAAACTGGAACCCAATAGTGAAGTAAACTTGAAAGACAATACTGATGACCTGAAAGCTACAGCTGGCTGTGCCCTAGGACCTGATAAGAATACTGGAAAAAACGATTCAGATAAATCAGAAACGACTCAACCAAAACTTGCCCGCTCAGAATCATTTGCCGATACATCATTATTGTCTCCAGTTAATGAAAGTGATactgatttcaatttcaatgaGTTAGCAGAGATACCGGAAGCAAAGGATGGTTCAGTTGTGGCAGCAAATGTGCTGGAGAACATTGATGagaatgaaaatatttCGGAAGCTGAAACTGTTATAGCAGATGACCTTCCACGTCTCGATGAAGGAAAGAAACTTTTACGTGAACAAACAGCAGATGTAAAGAGAcacaaattgaagaaaacaaaattgaatactATTTTTAGTTCCGATgaagaggaggaggagaTTCAAGAACCAGATTTCAAACTCCAAGAACCAGAAAAACTACCAGAAGATGACCAACATCctgattttcaaaattcaaaagcaacaacagaaatCAGTAACGATAAAACAGAAGTAAACAAGCCAGAAGTGAAAGAGGTTGGcgagaaagagagaaatCACCAACTAGAAGATAGATTACCAAttaaaaaagagaaaatgCGGTCGGAGAATGCAAAGACATCTGAAAACGGTGTCAGTTCAAAATCAGAATCTAAGATTTCAAAGTCGAAGAAACTACCTTACAAAGTTAAACGTGATTCAAGTGGTCGATCATTATTACAACGAGCTTGCAAGAAGGGTAATTTTGCAGATGTCCAAGATTACATAGAGAGGGGTGCTAGTGCCAATGAAAAGGATTTCTGTGGATTCACATGCTTGCATGAGGCAGCATTGGAAGGTCATACACAAATTGTGAAATATCTCATCGAAAATGGTGCTAATGTAAATGCGAAAGCTGATGAAGCTGGTGATTCCGAGACACCATTGATCGATGCAGCTGAAAACAAACATCTTGATTGTGTTAAAGTGTTACTAGAAAATGATGCTGATCCTactattttcaatattgatGGATTCACCGCTTTAACTAAGATTTATAATGAACATGAAGGAGAAGAAGGatatgatgaaattattcAAGTTCTAGAAGAAGCAACTGCAAACTATAACAGTCGTTTACCAAGAGAAGTTCAGTTTGTATCAGATGCTCCTATTGGTAGTGGACCAATCATGGAGGATCCAAATGACAACTATTTTGCAGAGCTAATTAAAGGTAAGggaatatataaatacGCTGCAGAGAATTCAAAAGAGAAAACAGCAGAATATTTTGTTGCTGGTCATAATTTAGAAGGAAAACCagatattttaattttagcTGCTAGAAACGGCCACACAGAACTTGTTGATATTATACTAGGGCTAAACCCTACACCTTTTAATATTGATACCGAGTCAAGTTGTGGTGTTACTGCATTATTGGCCAGTATTGGACGCGGTCATTTTGAAGTTGTCGATTCCTTGTTGTCCAAAGGTGCTGATCCATTcaagacaagaaaaaaagatggGTTGAATGCTTTAGAAATTGCACAACACTCGCCACATTTTGATTCACGGGAAGTTAGtgtaataatgaaattcatGGAGAAGAAGAGTGGAACCAAAATTTTGTCTGGTATTCCGTCAAGGGTAGTATCTCGTGCAACATCTCGTGCACCTTCTGTTCCCGTATCATCAGACGAAGATGACGTAgtggaagaaaaagaaattacaGCACACACAGAAAATAAAAGTGCTGAAAAGAAGCTGGAGGATAAAATCACGAAAACAGTTAATGAGCATGTCAGCAATCGGAAACCCCACGAGTCTACAGGTCGAAAACTTGAAAAGACTCATAGCAATGAGGAAAGAAAGCGGAAACGTGAATGGTCAGACGATGAACCTAAAGAACCACATCTTTTGAAGAAGTCAAAGtctgatttgaaattgaaatcactACATAGAGAATTCACTTCTGATGATCACCACACCAGTGAAAGCCATTCAGATTCTTTTGcagaaaaaagaaaacatttATCGGCAACGCCACCTGCTCCtccgccaccaccaccaccaccaccttcTCAAGCAGTTATCAAGGCacaagaagaacaaaaaatcaaagatGCTGAAGAAGCTAGATTGTGGCAAGAAAAGGTCGAAGCTAAAAAGAGGGCTCGAAGAGAAATGTTTTTAAAGTCcgagaaagaaaaagagcAGAAAcggaaagaagaagaagaattgcgagcacaagaagaaaaacgAATTGCCAAAGCAAAACAGGAAGAACAGGAGAGACTTGCTAGAGAAGCAGAAGAGAAATCGAAAGAActagaagaaaagaaagtgGGGTTGCGACAACAGTTGACATTAGATCATTATCCGATTGGATTGCGTTATTGCAAGTTTGATGGAAACCCAAATATCTCGGctgttgataaatttttgcCTTTCTATGTATTTGTAATCGACGATAAAAAGTATGCTGTTGATTTGCAAGTCTCCTTGATCACGTCAACGGTTGTCAGCAAGGTTATCAATACTGTACAACCTCATCAGAAGAGAGAAATAAATGCAACTGAAAAAAGCAAATTGTGGAAGCTCTTTTTCAAGTTTATTGGTATTGATCCTAGGAATCCAAATTGTGATCAAAGAAGCTCAATAACAAATGGTCAAAAAcagtttcaaaatttgttgcTTCATTTTGTGGAGGTAGATTTAGCtgaagaatttttaaagGAATTTCCAGAAGTACACTCAAAAGCAAAAGATAACCAAATTGATGTTAGTTTAGAGTCTTTGAGTGGGTTTTCTGATTGCGTCAAGGATGATATAATAGTTGATGGAAatcttgaaattgatattgattccAAGAAAATCGAAAAGTTTATTCCTCCTCATTTGAATACTAGGAAAGACATTATTAGGACTGTCAGTACTTTAGCACACCCACTATGGTGATATTAGAGTTGAGCCACgttgttttcttttaattgaaatatacAAGTATGTAAATATTATTCACTTTGCTAgtgtaatttttttttctgttgcAACATGTAAATTTTCTGAAGACATCGCCAGATAGATTCtccagaaaaaaaatcaataagCATTAACGTACAGAGGAAGTCTCTTCAATAGTAAATTATATTACTTATAATACTTGTGCCTATGAGTGAAATAAAGTATGTATGATAAACCAAAATGATAATTAACATTATCGACCATTTAACTAACATATAATTAGAACAAACAGGTCTTTATTATACAACCTGGAATCAGACTATGATTCTGATACGTCAGATTATGTTGTACCAAAACTAGAATTTGAACTTAAGGAAGTTGAGGAAAACgataatgaagataataaaGGAGGAATACAAGAATCAAATGGTTCAGATGCCGAATTTGACTTTCCTTTGTTTGCTGCCAGTGACACCGTTGTTGAAGATCGAGGTCGAAGTAAAGAGGCTAAACCATCAATAATGAAAGTTTCACTTCGGGAACAATCTGAAGAAAGAGTCATCAACGAAAGACCCGAATCCTTTTATTTTGCCAAATACACAGATAAACAAAGAGAGCAATTCCAACAATGTGCAGTAAGCAGTGACGATATTTACCAACAGATGtatattgttgatactCGGCCATGGAAATGTCTAAACTTAAATGAATATAATGCAAAAATAGAGAGTGAAATAGCTAGACAGAAGGCAAAGTGTCGCAAGAACAGACCAGGTAAGAAGAAAAGACAATTAAAGATTGTGTGTCGTCAAAGGAAGCTAGAAAAAGcaaagatgaagaaactagaagaagaaaaattgaaaaaactaaTGAAGAAACAGAAGTTTCAACAAAAGTTTAATGGTAAACCCAATCAAAGACAAGGAAAAGGTAGAAAACCAATGGCTGGGAATAAAAAACAACCACCGAAACCAAAATATAGAACTGAATAAGTTAATATTACATAGATTTGACATTATTATAGAAAGTAGTGTGTTGGTCGCACACATAAGAAATCGTAAACAACAGAGAGAGACAAGAGAGAACAGATGTCGTGGAGTACGACGTTATCAGGTAAATGATGCTGATTTGATAACTCGTGCACGACATGGACTAGAATTACACTTAATTCGCATAGTACGAGAGAAGTGAGAAGTGTAATTTAGTGTTGTTACCGTTCGgtaattgatattgtttaaGTGAGCCAATGAGAACGCTTTACACTATTGGTTCACACACGCTGAATTGTTAGtgaaattatataaatgaaggaaattcaacaaatagAATAAATAGTTTCTTTTCACCTCATGCGACGTGAGAGTGAATCAGGGAATACAAGAATATAAGAGCTTACCATATTAAATAACCTTAAACGAAGTTTACTACATTCTAGGCGTTTCACTTAAGAGATTAGTATCGTGATCTGTTTACATCAATTGCATTGCATTGCGGCAAAGTACTTTCTAGAACTATATAACGCTGACACTGCATTTAGCTTAAGTCAGTAGGAGATTCATAGTACGCACTTCTACGAAGTGTTGCTACTACACGACAACAGACAAtctaaatatttattcaacCGCGATCtctattattttcattttttcatGCTTTATTGACTTTAGAACAGAGAATAGACGTACATTTAATTCATAAATGACAAGCCAAACTACAGAGTATCCAACGAATGAACTAGAAGATTTTGAGGCTTTTTTGGAGACAAACTTTGATCCTCAACAGTTTGCGAACGAATTGCTTCTAGCTACTAATGGACAAGAAAATCCACATTTAGACTTGGTAAcaccaataaaaaaattgaagttTGACATCCAAGAATGTGATAAAAGAATCGAAAAGATTTCCTCTTCAAATTATTCATCATTGATATCAAATTTTCAGAAAATTGCCGAGTATCAAAAGATTTTGACTACACAGATAAACCCCAACCTTGAAAGAATCAATGCACCTTTTAAGAGAATTAAGCAAGAGGTTGTCGAGCCATTTGACGAGGCAATGAAACTAAATAAAGCATTGAAGAGAATCCATTTAACATTAGAGTTGTTGCGAGGCACaagttttttcatttttattattcaacaaataGAAGAATTGACAAGTGTTCTGAACGAGAGGGATTTAGTAAGGTTGGCCAAATTACATAtccaaatcaatcaaatgtATCAAGATGCAACCAGTGAAAAAGGTGCTGAGGTAAGCGTATTGTCAGTGAAATTGATTCGAGATTATCAGTCCATTGCCATATCAAAGAGatcaaattttctttcccAGTGTATTAATGTTGTAAGTGGTGACTTCAACCACCCTTCGACTCTTGAACGCAAAAATCAGAAATTACATTCCCATTTATCTGCATTGTATATATTGGATAGTagtgaatttttcaatgttttTGATCGCTCAACTATTACCAGAAAAGTTCAATCTGCGTCAGCTCAGCTATCACGAGCATTACAAtcaccaagaaattttaCAGCAATCCTTACAGAGGTTAAAGAAGAATCGAGTGAATATTTTACCAAGTTGAGTGACATTTTGAGTGATTGGAAGTCTGAAAATGACgatgataaattaactTTTTTAGAAATAGTCTTGAAATATTACAAACTGGAATCATTAACAGAATTGTTTTGgacaaaattaaatcaaaaatttaagAAAAGTATAGTGGCAGCAATGGCTAGAGGTGGGCCAATTGcaaagaatttgaaaatttactCCCAGGGTCTTAAAACATCAGTGCTGGAGACATTCAAGTCAGAAGAAGAGAGGAACATGTTACTAGATTCATTGTCCATGATAGATTACAAGTAAATAGGcgaaatcaataataaacataCAGTAAGCGATCAAATGTAATTCATATATACCCAAACATGTAGGTCCCGTAGTACCATTACAGAATAAACATTATATATTCCAACTCAGACTAGAGACCTactaacaaataataataatgataataaaaaaaagaattgagcTTATTGAGAAACTTTGGATTTCAAAGAAGTCAAGAAATCTCTATACGATGGTTCGCTGCCGGTTTTATCTTCCACCAAGCAGCTTGAAGCCCACATTCTCAAAGCCATCAAATCACGTTGTTgtgaaatttcaattggttcatttgatgatgcaccaacaacaacatagAGATTCTtccaaataattgaatCGTTTTGTTCTCTGATTTTGCCAATAATTTGACGGACTCTGTAGTTGAATTCAGATTCCTCGAGAGAAAACTCAGGCAACTCAGTTTTACCAGTTGGGATTTCGTACAAATTCTCGGTACCAAACAAGTCTTGTACTAAACCTGGCACGACATTACCAGATACCCACAAGAACAACTCGCTGCCATTATCAATCAAGTATAAA
This genomic stretch from Candida albicans SC5314 chromosome 1, complete sequence harbors:
- a CDS encoding succinate dehydrogenase assembly factor (Ortholog(s) have role in ascospore formation, mitochondrial respiratory chain complex II assembly, positive regulation of transcription from RNA polymerase II promoter, protein-FAD linkage, tricarboxylic acid cycle), which gives rise to MLSKSYRAISKRSFSQSSVVFANYGKPQNPPIDTEIKLKIQPIVRTGETIEVKRARLLYQSRKRGILESDLLLSRFADKYLKTMTMEELDEYDKLLDEADWDIYYWATKNYKITPLPDKWKDSKILKEIQKIANNDEKVIMRMPELKLEPESNTK
- a CDS encoding uncharacterized protein (Ortholog(s) have role in histone deacetylation, negative regulation of meiotic nuclear division and Set3 complex localization), with the translated sequence MSYNSNTHYTPRYGKNHSKKIYDSGTGGREGVTSQGNQSSSTYIGSAGKDRETGTSSLSYSSSRRDTYGGSGYRSRYESYTSKNGSSSSNSYYRTGPKGGSTYYGSRSHSINGQSTTGGVSGNGSSNIPNRRRPGFDRYDSYSKYSDGNDKFISRAGNYSSSSSSRKSSDPTSNYDAKEDKRKSSYVSANNTSDRLNNPMISSDQRSSKFSPQGRSTTRDKKRFESFDFRGDDGAKRSTTKEAHNFLNDSRKSSISDISSQKFSRESSRNVSRESSRRSSIIKIDHHTNVDVSTKPENINSRDNKTEKNMTLSSGSTKPSVEEVSKSLKPTITKKTSFTDYLKSAKTKAKEEKVTIEKSDKTINSEERKTEPIQQSEQLLTDKKDNKSEPNSEVNLKDNTDDSKATAGCALGPDKNTGKNDSDKSETTQPKLARSESFADTSLLSPVNESDTDFNFNELAEIPEAKDGSVVAANVSENIDENENISEAETVIADDLPRLDEGKKLLREQTADVKRHKLKKTKLNTIFSSDEEEEEIQEPDFKLQEPEKLPEDDQHPDFQNSKATTEISNDKTEVNKPEVKEVGEKERNHQLEDRLPIKKEKMRSENAKTSENGVSSKSESKISKSKKLPYKVKRDSSGRSLLQRACKKGNFADVQDYIERGASANEKDFCGFTCLHEAALEGHTQIVKYLIENGANVNAKADEAGDSETPLIDAAENKHLDCVKVLLENDADPTIFNIDGFTALTKIYNEHEGEEGYDEIIQVLEEATANYNSRLPREVQFVSDAPIGSGPIMEDPNDNYFAELIKGKGIYKYAAENSKEKTAEYFVAGHNLEGKPDILILAARNGHTELVDIILGLNPTPFNIDTESSCGVTALLASIGRGHFEVVDSLLSKGADPFKTRKKDGLNALEIAQHSPHFDSREVSVIMKFMEKKSGTKILSGIPSRVVSRATSRAPSVPVSSDEDDVVEEKEITAHTENKSAEKKSEDKITKTVNEHVSNRKPHESTGRKLEKTHSNEERKRKREWSDDEPKEPHLLKKSKSDLKLKSLHREFTSDDHHTSESHSDSFAEKRKHLSATPPAPPPPPPPPPSQAVIKAQEEQKIKDAEEARLWQEKVEAKKRARREMFLKSEKEKEQKRKEEEELRAQEEKRIAKAKQEEQERLAREAEEKSKELEEKKVGLRQQLTLDHYPIGLRYCKFDGNPNISAVDKFLPFYVFVIDDKKYAVDLQVSLITSTVVSKVINTVQPHQKREINATEKSKLWKLFFKFIGIDPRNPNCDQRSSITNGQKQFQNLLLHFVEVDLAEEFLKEFPEVHSKAKDNQIDVSLESLSGFSDCVKDDIIVDGNLEIDIDSKKIEKFIPPHLNTRKDIIRTVSTLAHPLW
- a CDS encoding uncharacterized protein (Ortholog of S. cerevisiae : YNL050C, C. glabrata CBS138 : CAGL0G01276g, C. dubliniensis CD36 : Cd36_08220, C. parapsilosis CDC317 : CPAR2_804440 and Candida tenuis NRRL Y-1498 : CANTEDRAFT_94168), which translates into the protein MSEIKTNRSLLYNSESDYDSDTSDYVVPKLEFELKEVEENDNEDNKGGIQESNGSDAEFDFPLFAASDTVVEDRGRSKEAKPSIMKVSLREQSEERVINERPESFYFAKYTDKQREQFQQCAVSSDDIYQQMYIVDTRPWKCLNLNEYNAKIESEIARQKAKCRKNRPGKKKRQLKIVCRQRKLEKAKMKKLEEEKLKKLMKKQKFQQKFNGKPNQRQGKGRKPMAGNKKQPPKPKYRTE
- a CDS encoding Golgi transport complex subunit (Ortholog(s) have role in CVT pathway, intra-Golgi vesicle-mediated transport and Golgi transport complex localization), with protein sequence MTSQTTEYPTNELEDFEAFLETNFDPQQFANELLLATNGQENPHLDLVTPIKKLKFDIQECDKRIEKISSSNYSSLISNFQKIAEYQKILTTQINPNLERINAPFKRIKQEVVEPFDEAMKLNKALKRIHLTLELLRGTSFFIFIIQQIEELTSVSNERDLVRLAKLHIQINQMYQDATSEKGAEVSVLSVKLIRDYQSIAISKRSNFLSQCINVVSGDFNHPSTLERKNQKLHSHLSALYILDSSEFFNVFDRSTITRKVQSASAQLSRALQSPRNFTAILTEVKEESSEYFTKLSDILSDWKSENDDDKLTFLEIVLKYYKSESLTELFWTKLNQKFKKSIVAAMARGGPIAKNLKIYSQGLKTSVSETFKSEEERNMLLDSLSMIDYK